A single Stutzerimonas stutzeri DNA region contains:
- a CDS encoding 4Fe-4S binding protein, whose amino-acid sequence MIVHTPWLARIGDLLRQHAKTIRLIQWLVVGFYLVLLLIPAVLSLPPSEARMLDNITVFAQFLFWGLWWPFVLLSMVIFGRLWCGLLCPEGALSEWISWRGLNKGTPKWIRWSGWPTIAFVLTTVYGQLISVYDYGRAAALILGGSTVAAMLVGFFYGRGKRVWCRHLCPVSGVFGLLARLAPLHYKVDEQRWQANEGPRLATPNCAPLIDIRRMQGNSECHACGRCSGQRGAVALAARSPNQEILIVGEQPQHGHWDSTLLLFGMIGLAMGAFQWTVSPWFIALKQTAAEWLVDRDIFWPLQANAPWWLLTHYPQANDAFTWLDGAAILTYIGACSLLIGGALWLLLRVAVRLMNRAERVFHHLALSLTPLAGAGLFLGLSATTVKLLRYEGFVLAWAQPVRALLLAGAIAWSLHLAWRVISRHGANGLRRVLAFSCVGAATAVVGYGWFLQFWGWS is encoded by the coding sequence ATGATCGTCCATACCCCGTGGCTGGCGCGTATCGGTGATCTGCTGCGCCAGCATGCCAAGACCATCCGCCTGATCCAGTGGCTGGTGGTCGGTTTCTATCTGGTCCTGCTGCTGATACCGGCGGTGCTGTCGCTGCCGCCTTCCGAGGCGCGCATGCTCGACAACATCACCGTGTTCGCCCAGTTCCTGTTCTGGGGCCTGTGGTGGCCGTTCGTGTTGCTGTCGATGGTCATCTTCGGCCGGCTCTGGTGCGGGCTGCTTTGCCCGGAAGGCGCGCTCAGCGAATGGATCAGCTGGCGCGGACTGAACAAGGGCACCCCGAAATGGATTCGCTGGAGTGGCTGGCCCACCATCGCCTTCGTCTTGACCACCGTCTACGGTCAGTTGATCAGCGTCTACGACTACGGTCGTGCCGCGGCGCTGATTCTTGGCGGCTCGACGGTCGCGGCAATGCTGGTCGGGTTCTTCTACGGTCGCGGCAAGCGCGTCTGGTGTCGGCACCTGTGCCCGGTCAGCGGCGTATTCGGTCTGCTCGCACGCCTTGCACCGCTGCATTACAAGGTCGATGAACAACGTTGGCAGGCCAACGAAGGCCCACGGTTGGCTACGCCCAATTGCGCCCCGCTGATCGACATCCGACGCATGCAAGGCAACAGCGAATGCCACGCCTGCGGCCGCTGCAGTGGTCAGCGGGGCGCGGTCGCGCTTGCCGCGCGGTCACCGAATCAGGAAATCCTCATCGTCGGCGAGCAACCGCAGCATGGGCATTGGGACAGCACGCTGTTGCTGTTCGGCATGATCGGCCTGGCGATGGGCGCTTTCCAATGGACGGTCAGCCCGTGGTTCATCGCGCTCAAGCAAACCGCTGCCGAATGGCTGGTCGACCGCGACATCTTCTGGCCGCTCCAGGCCAATGCGCCCTGGTGGCTACTGACCCATTATCCGCAAGCCAACGACGCCTTCACCTGGCTCGATGGTGCGGCCATCCTCACCTACATCGGGGCGTGCTCGCTGCTGATTGGCGGTGCCCTGTGGTTGCTGCTGCGCGTAGCGGTGCGGCTGATGAACCGGGCCGAACGCGTATTTCACCACCTGGCGCTGAGCCTGACTCCGCTGGCCGGGGCCGGGCTGTTCCTCGGTTTGTCAGCGACGACGGTCAAGCTGCTGCGCTACGAAGGGTTCGTGCTCGCCTGGGCGCAACCGGTCCGCGCGCTCTTGCTGGCCGGTGCCATCGCCTGGAGTCTTCACCTGGCCTGGCGGGTCATCAGCCGTCACGGTGCCAATGGTCTACGCCGGGTATTGGCATTCAGTTGCGTGGGGGCGGCAACCGCGGTAGTCGGTTACGGCTGGTTCCTGCAGTTCTGGGGCTGGAGTTGA
- a CDS encoding U32 family peptidase, with product MKLSLGPVLFYWDRQRTLDFYADMASQPLDVIYLGETVCSKRRDLSLDDWIGLARELAQQSAAQPVLCGLTLVEAASELSGLRRLCDNGELLVEANDMGAVHYLSERRLPFVAGPALNLYNGYALAELVRSGMQRWVPPVEMSGAMLRDARAQLSRLDVAMPEIEVFAYGHLPLAYSARCFTARAENRPKDDCQFCCQHYPEGIALLSQEGEALFTLNGIQTLSASVSNLLADYPALVESGADLLRLSPRASGMGEVIAAFDTVRKGGLPPLAVEGCNGYWHGEPGMRRAEEAGLC from the coding sequence ATGAAACTCAGCCTCGGCCCCGTGCTGTTCTACTGGGATCGCCAGCGTACGCTGGACTTTTATGCCGACATGGCCAGCCAGCCGCTGGATGTCATTTACCTGGGGGAGACCGTCTGCTCCAAACGCCGTGACCTGAGCCTGGACGATTGGATCGGACTGGCGCGCGAGCTGGCCCAGCAATCGGCGGCGCAGCCCGTGCTCTGCGGCCTGACGCTGGTCGAGGCCGCATCGGAGCTGTCGGGTTTGCGCCGCCTGTGCGACAACGGCGAGCTGCTGGTGGAAGCCAACGACATGGGCGCGGTGCACTACCTGTCCGAGCGGCGCCTACCCTTCGTTGCAGGACCGGCACTTAACCTTTACAACGGCTACGCCCTGGCCGAACTGGTCCGCAGCGGTATGCAGCGCTGGGTACCGCCGGTTGAAATGTCTGGAGCGATGCTCCGGGACGCGCGCGCGCAGCTGTCGCGGCTCGATGTCGCGATGCCGGAAATCGAGGTGTTCGCCTATGGCCACCTGCCGCTGGCCTATTCGGCGCGCTGTTTTACCGCGCGTGCTGAAAACCGGCCGAAAGACGATTGCCAGTTCTGCTGTCAGCACTATCCCGAAGGTATCGCGCTGCTGAGCCAGGAAGGCGAGGCTCTGTTTACCCTCAACGGCATCCAGACCCTGTCCGCCTCGGTCAGCAACCTGCTGGCGGACTACCCGGCGCTGGTCGAAAGCGGCGCCGACTTGCTGCGCTTGAGCCCACGGGCGTCGGGGATGGGCGAGGTGATCGCTGCATTCGATACGGTTCGCAAGGGTGGCTTGCCACCGCTCGCCGTCGAAGGCTGCAACGGGTACTGGCACGGCGAACCGGGCATGCGGCGCGCAGAGGAGGCCGGCTTATGCTGA
- a CDS encoding iron transporter — MRIPVTLAIASLVLAPLAQAKEYPIGEPQQCGGMEVGAVYLQPVEMEPAGMMLDAAQSDVHLEADIAATEDNRNGWQEGSFVSYLNIRYALTKKGSDEKIEGDFHPMVANDGPHYGDNVKLMGPGKYQLTFTILPPGGGHAMFGRHVDKETGVAPWFERCELNYEFTYAGIGKKGGY, encoded by the coding sequence ATGCGCATTCCCGTTACGCTCGCTATCGCTTCGCTGGTCCTGGCTCCCCTCGCCCAGGCCAAGGAATATCCCATCGGTGAACCGCAGCAATGCGGTGGCATGGAGGTCGGCGCGGTGTACCTGCAGCCGGTCGAAATGGAGCCTGCCGGCATGATGCTCGATGCGGCGCAATCCGACGTTCATCTGGAAGCCGATATTGCTGCCACCGAGGACAACCGCAACGGCTGGCAGGAAGGCAGCTTCGTGTCCTACCTGAACATCCGCTACGCGCTGACCAAGAAGGGATCGGACGAGAAAATCGAAGGGGACTTCCATCCCATGGTTGCCAACGATGGGCCGCACTATGGCGATAACGTCAAGCTGATGGGCCCTGGCAAGTACCAGTTGACCTTCACCATCCTGCCACCGGGCGGCGGGCACGCCATGTTCGGACGCCACGTCGACAAGGAAACGGGCGTCGCTCCATGGTTCGAGCGCTGCGAGCTGAACTACGAGTTCACTTACGCCGGCATCGGCAAAAAAGGCGGCTATTGA
- a CDS encoding Crp/Fnr family transcriptional regulator yields the protein MLTETSLVAALRRHHLFSRLPEPAMQEVCASANLKRLPAGASLFHQGDRAERFYFLFSGQVKLHRVVSDGQEKLVEVIRGGESFAEALLFTGAPNYPVSASALKASLVASLHGPHYRRMLEQHPSICLDILATLSIRLHQRMNEIDTLTLANASHRVVRFLYQSQEDDSGVVTLDIPKRLIASKLGIQPETFSRILHRLIESGMINVHRRRIEILDSQGLATYRD from the coding sequence ATGCTTACCGAAACCTCCCTTGTTGCCGCGCTTCGCCGCCATCATCTGTTCAGCCGACTGCCCGAACCGGCGATGCAGGAGGTCTGCGCATCGGCCAACCTCAAACGGTTGCCCGCGGGCGCATCGCTGTTCCACCAGGGAGACAGGGCGGAACGGTTCTATTTTCTGTTCAGCGGCCAGGTGAAGCTGCACCGCGTGGTCAGCGACGGCCAGGAGAAGCTGGTGGAGGTGATCCGTGGCGGCGAATCCTTCGCCGAAGCGCTGCTGTTCACTGGCGCGCCGAACTATCCGGTCAGCGCCAGCGCGTTGAAGGCCAGCCTCGTCGCCAGCCTGCATGGCCCGCATTACCGGCGCATGCTCGAACAGCACCCAAGCATCTGCCTGGACATTCTCGCCACGCTGAGTATCCGCCTGCACCAGCGGATGAACGAGATCGACACCCTGACGCTGGCCAACGCCAGCCACCGCGTGGTGCGTTTTCTCTACCAGTCGCAGGAGGACGACAGCGGCGTGGTCACCCTCGATATCCCCAAGCGGCTGATCGCCTCCAAGCTGGGTATCCAACCGGAAACGTTTTCCCGCATCCTCCATCGGCTGATCGAGTCGGGAATGATCAACGTGCATCGCCGCCGCATCGAAATACTCGACAGCCAGGGCCTGGCCACCTACCGGGATTGA
- the ubiT gene encoding ubiquinone anaerobic biosynthesis accessory factor UbiT, whose translation MLKPRARLLKLGEHLLPLAARTPFLLQRIALERSLGQVFAEPLAEGAFEALEGHWMRLEVVDLKLAWSLTCDRQRLRIAEQAPVEVTIKGNWREFLLLASRQEDPDTLFFRRRLVIEGDTELGLAIKNLIDSLDPDLLPPWLWKLLRSAGEEVAQAGTERMANA comes from the coding sequence ATGCTGAAGCCTCGTGCGCGGCTGTTGAAACTGGGTGAGCACCTGCTACCGCTGGCTGCACGAACGCCGTTCCTGCTGCAGCGCATCGCCCTTGAGCGCAGTCTCGGACAGGTGTTTGCCGAGCCCCTGGCCGAGGGCGCCTTCGAAGCGCTCGAGGGGCACTGGATGCGCCTGGAAGTGGTCGACCTCAAGCTTGCCTGGTCCCTGACCTGCGATCGCCAGCGATTGCGTATCGCCGAGCAGGCGCCGGTGGAGGTGACCATCAAAGGCAACTGGCGGGAGTTTTTGTTACTTGCCAGTCGCCAGGAAGATCCGGACACCTTGTTCTTCCGTCGTCGGCTGGTAATCGAGGGCGATACCGAGCTGGGGCTGGCGATCAAGAACCTGATCGACAGCCTTGACCCGGACCTGTTGCCGCCTTGGTTGTGGAAGCTGTTGCGCAGCGCCGGAGAGGAAGTCGCACAAGCCGGCACTGAACGGATGGCCAATGCCTGA
- the nrdD gene encoding anaerobic ribonucleoside-triphosphate reductase, with the protein MNPTNRLPEAQRQRCEIWTRVMGYHRPVAAFNPGKQSEHRERRHFTEAAAQAAVV; encoded by the coding sequence ATGAACCCGACCAATCGACTGCCGGAAGCTCAACGCCAGCGCTGCGAGATCTGGACCCGCGTCATGGGCTACCACCGCCCGGTCGCGGCATTCAATCCTGGAAAGCAGTCCGAACATCGCGAGCGCCGGCACTTCACCGAAGCGGCGGCACAGGCAGCGGTGGTGTGA
- a CDS encoding ribonucleoside triphosphate reductase, translated as MSAHEEVNRPVSLHKRDGRLVAFELAKIGSAIEAAGRATEAFDGATAAVLAAEVLARLPVPVVEVERVQDAVERVLMESGYYATARAYIVYREQHGRLRRDRKTMLDVAASMNEYLTREDWRVRANANQGYSLGGLILNVSGKVTANYWLDEVYSREIGTAHREGDLHIHDLDMLAGYCAGWSLRTLLNEGFNGVAGRVEAGAPKHLSSALGQMVNFLGTLQNEWAGAQAFSSFDTYLAPFVRKDKLTFAQIRQAIQEFIYNLNVPSRWGTQTPFTNLTFDWVCPDDLREQVPRIGGQEMPFAYGDLQAEMELINRAYIEVMQAGDGLGRVFTFPIPTYNITHDFPWDSENADRLFEMTARYGLPYFQNFLNSDMQPNQVRSMCCRLQLDVRELLKRGGGLFGSAEQTGSLGVVTINCARLGYLHQSDRSGLYAHLDALLDMAMRSLEVKRKVIQHHMDAGLYPYTKRYLGTLRNHFSTIGVNGLHEMVRNFTEDAEGLHTTAGRALAIDLLDHVRAALVRFQEQTGHLYNLEATPAEGTTYRFAKEDRKRFPDILQAGSAQAPYYTNSSQLPVGFTDDPFEALMLQDELQTRYTGGTVLHLYMAERISSAQACKRLVRTALERFRLPYLTVTPTFSICPVHGYLSGEHEFCPKCDEQLLGKQQPCCAESM; from the coding sequence ATGTCCGCGCATGAGGAAGTAAATCGCCCCGTCTCGCTGCATAAGCGCGATGGGCGTCTGGTGGCGTTCGAGCTCGCCAAGATCGGCTCGGCAATCGAGGCGGCTGGCCGGGCCACCGAGGCGTTCGATGGCGCCACGGCCGCTGTACTGGCTGCTGAGGTCCTGGCGCGCTTGCCCGTACCGGTGGTTGAAGTGGAGCGGGTGCAGGATGCGGTCGAGCGCGTATTGATGGAGTCGGGGTATTACGCGACGGCGCGTGCCTATATCGTCTATCGCGAGCAGCATGGCCGGTTGCGTCGCGATCGCAAGACGATGCTCGATGTCGCCGCTTCGATGAACGAGTACCTGACCCGCGAAGACTGGCGCGTGCGAGCCAACGCCAACCAGGGTTATTCGCTGGGCGGATTGATTCTCAACGTCTCCGGCAAGGTCACTGCCAACTACTGGCTGGACGAGGTGTACAGCCGGGAAATCGGTACCGCGCATCGCGAGGGCGATCTGCATATCCACGATCTGGACATGCTGGCCGGGTACTGTGCCGGTTGGTCGTTACGCACCTTGCTCAACGAGGGGTTCAACGGCGTCGCCGGGCGGGTCGAGGCGGGGGCGCCGAAACATCTCTCGAGTGCGCTGGGGCAGATGGTCAATTTTCTCGGCACCTTGCAGAACGAGTGGGCCGGTGCCCAGGCATTCAGCTCATTCGATACGTATCTGGCGCCCTTCGTGCGCAAGGACAAGCTGACGTTTGCGCAGATCCGTCAGGCGATCCAGGAGTTCATTTACAACCTCAACGTGCCGTCGCGCTGGGGCACCCAGACGCCCTTCACCAACCTGACGTTCGACTGGGTCTGCCCGGATGATCTGCGCGAGCAGGTTCCCCGTATCGGCGGCCAGGAGATGCCCTTCGCCTACGGCGATCTGCAGGCCGAGATGGAATTGATCAACCGTGCCTACATCGAGGTGATGCAGGCCGGCGACGGACTCGGTCGTGTATTTACGTTCCCGATCCCCACCTACAACATCACGCATGACTTTCCCTGGGACAGTGAGAATGCCGATCGGCTGTTCGAAATGACCGCTCGTTACGGGTTGCCGTACTTCCAGAATTTTCTCAACTCCGACATGCAGCCCAATCAGGTGCGTTCGATGTGCTGTCGGCTGCAACTGGACGTGCGCGAACTGCTCAAGCGTGGCGGCGGCTTGTTCGGCTCCGCAGAGCAGACGGGATCGTTGGGGGTTGTGACCATCAACTGCGCGCGTCTGGGCTATCTCCACCAGAGCGATCGCAGCGGGCTATATGCGCATCTGGACGCATTGCTGGACATGGCCATGCGCAGCCTGGAGGTCAAGCGCAAGGTCATTCAGCACCATATGGATGCCGGACTTTACCCTTATACCAAACGCTACCTCGGCACCCTGCGCAATCACTTTTCCACCATCGGGGTAAACGGTTTGCACGAGATGGTGCGCAACTTCACCGAGGACGCCGAAGGGCTGCACACCACGGCGGGGCGCGCGCTGGCCATCGATCTGCTTGACCATGTACGGGCAGCGCTGGTGCGTTTCCAGGAGCAAACCGGGCACCTGTACAACCTGGAAGCGACACCGGCCGAGGGCACCACCTACCGATTCGCCAAGGAAGACCGCAAGCGTTTTCCGGACATCCTCCAGGCGGGTTCGGCACAGGCGCCGTATTACACCAACTCATCGCAATTGCCGGTGGGCTTCACCGATGACCCCTTCGAGGCGCTGATGCTTCAGGACGAGCTGCAGACCCGATACACAGGCGGCACGGTGCTGCATCTGTACATGGCCGAGCGGATTTCCTCTGCGCAGGCCTGCAAGCGCCTGGTGCGCACGGCGCTCGAGCGCTTTCGGTTGCCCTACCTGACCGTCACCCCGACTTTTTCCATCTGCCCGGTGCACGGCTACTTGAGCGGTGAACATGAATTCTGTCCGAAGTGCGACGAGCAATTGCTCGGCAAACAGCAACCTTGCTGCGCCGAATCAATGTAG
- a CDS encoding cupredoxin domain-containing protein: MRRHLLPALALLTAGIAGGAQAGLPTYELTIRDGHFEPATLEVPARQRFKIVINNAGNGPTEFESTPLRVEKVLSAGVTSFVVIHPLKPGRYPFFDEFHMDLPEGEIIAK, from the coding sequence ATGCGACGCCATCTGCTTCCCGCCCTCGCCCTGCTCACTGCCGGCATCGCCGGTGGTGCCCAGGCGGGTTTGCCGACCTACGAGCTGACCATCCGTGACGGCCATTTCGAGCCTGCGACCCTTGAAGTGCCGGCCCGTCAACGCTTCAAAATCGTCATCAACAACGCCGGAAACGGCCCGACCGAATTCGAAAGCACGCCCCTTCGGGTGGAAAAGGTGCTCTCGGCCGGCGTCACCTCGTTTGTTGTGATCCATCCGCTCAAACCGGGCCGCTACCCCTTCTTCGACGAGTTCCACATGGACCTCCCGGAAGGGGAAATCATCGCCAAGTAG
- a CDS encoding FTR1 family iron permease: MGQSMFIVWRESVEALLVIGILHAWLSQQPDNRYALRMLWGGVWAGLGLATLLGWGILSASEWLAGPAGEWFQCAMLLVASALILQMVGWMHHHGRDLKRKLVDSAASHLDQGNGVGLLLLAMLAVAREGSETVVFLYGIGHQQQGTDLTSFVIGGLLGFALALLSYFALQAGSRVFSWRRFFTVSEALLLLLGAALLMAGLDRFSGQLMGMDVPEVLYTVFGDPLWDTSSVLDDGGTLGSTIAGLTGYRAMPSLASVILMALYWLAVWAWLRPSPEARLEARTA, from the coding sequence ATGGGCCAATCGATGTTCATTGTCTGGCGCGAAAGCGTCGAGGCGTTGCTGGTCATCGGCATACTGCACGCCTGGCTGAGCCAGCAACCGGACAACCGGTATGCACTGCGCATGCTATGGGGCGGCGTGTGGGCCGGGTTGGGCCTGGCGACGCTGCTGGGCTGGGGCATTCTCAGCGCCAGCGAGTGGCTCGCAGGCCCAGCGGGCGAATGGTTCCAGTGCGCCATGCTGCTGGTGGCCAGCGCGCTGATACTGCAGATGGTGGGCTGGATGCACCACCACGGGCGCGACCTCAAGCGCAAGCTGGTCGACAGCGCTGCAAGCCACCTCGACCAGGGCAACGGCGTCGGCCTGCTGCTGTTGGCGATGCTCGCCGTCGCGCGTGAAGGCAGCGAAACCGTGGTGTTTCTCTACGGTATCGGCCACCAGCAACAGGGCACGGACCTGACCAGTTTCGTCATTGGCGGGCTGCTCGGTTTCGCCCTTGCGCTGCTCAGCTACTTCGCCTTGCAGGCCGGCAGTCGGGTGTTTTCCTGGAGGCGTTTCTTCACCGTCAGCGAAGCCTTGCTGTTGCTGCTCGGCGCCGCCCTGCTGATGGCCGGGCTCGACCGTTTCAGCGGTCAGCTGATGGGCATGGATGTGCCGGAAGTGCTCTACACGGTCTTCGGCGATCCGCTGTGGGACACCTCTTCCGTCCTCGATGATGGCGGCACGCTGGGCAGCACCATCGCCGGACTGACGGGTTACCGCGCAATGCCTTCGCTGGCGTCGGTGATCCTCATGGCCCTGTATTGGCTGGCCGTCTGGGCCTGGTTGCGACCCAGTCCGGAGGCTCGCCTGGAGGCCCGCACCGCATGA
- the ubiU gene encoding ubiquinone anaerobic biosynthesis protein UbiU produces the protein MHLVCPAGSLPALKAAVQQGADAIYVGFRDDTNARHFAGLNLDDKQLDKGLQLIREKGRQLYVAVNTYAQPEGWSRWQRAVDRAADMGVDALIAADPGVLGYAAKRHPQLTLHLSVQGSATNAAALAFYHQRYGIKRAVLPRVLSLRQVKQVAASSPVPIEVFAFGSLCIMAEGRCHLSSYLTGESPNLCGVCSPAKAVRWSEEPEGLTSRLNGVLIDRYAEGESAGYPTLCKGRFMVNGKRFHALEEPTSLNTLALIPELASIGVTAMKIEGRQRSPAYVEQVTRVWRAALDAYLQAPQHYVVQPGWREVLGGLSEGSQTTLGAYHRAWQ, from the coding sequence ATGCACTTGGTCTGCCCGGCAGGTAGCCTGCCCGCGCTAAAGGCCGCCGTCCAGCAGGGCGCCGATGCCATCTATGTCGGTTTTCGGGACGACACCAACGCCCGTCATTTCGCCGGCCTGAATCTGGATGACAAACAGCTGGACAAGGGTCTGCAACTGATCCGCGAGAAAGGCCGTCAACTCTATGTGGCCGTCAATACCTATGCCCAGCCGGAGGGCTGGTCGCGCTGGCAGCGAGCAGTGGACCGGGCGGCCGACATGGGCGTCGATGCGTTGATTGCCGCAGACCCCGGCGTGCTGGGCTATGCGGCCAAGCGCCATCCTCAGCTCACGCTGCACCTGTCCGTCCAGGGCTCGGCGACCAATGCCGCAGCCTTGGCGTTCTACCACCAGCGCTACGGCATCAAGCGCGCGGTATTGCCTCGGGTCCTGTCGCTCAGGCAGGTCAAGCAGGTCGCCGCCAGCAGCCCGGTACCGATCGAAGTCTTCGCCTTCGGCAGCCTGTGCATCATGGCCGAAGGACGCTGCCATCTATCGTCCTACCTCACCGGCGAGTCACCGAACCTGTGCGGGGTCTGCTCGCCTGCCAAGGCGGTGCGCTGGAGCGAAGAGCCGGAAGGCCTCACCTCGCGCTTGAACGGTGTGCTCATCGATCGCTACGCCGAGGGCGAATCCGCGGGCTACCCGACCCTCTGCAAGGGGCGCTTCATGGTCAACGGCAAACGCTTCCATGCACTGGAAGAGCCCACCAGCCTGAACACCCTTGCGCTGATTCCGGAACTGGCAAGCATCGGCGTCACCGCGATGAAGATCGAAGGCCGCCAGCGCAGCCCCGCTTATGTCGAGCAGGTGACCCGGGTCTGGCGCGCAGCGCTCGATGCCTATCTGCAGGCGCCGCAGCATTACGTAGTCCAGCCCGGCTGGCGCGAGGTGCTGGGTGGGCTCTCCGAGGGCTCGCAAACGACGCTCGGCGCTTATCACCGAGCGTGGCAGTGA
- a CDS encoding putative zinc-binding protein: MPTPRLPLVYSCSGCSNVAQLANTLAVRLDRAGLAEMSCIAGIGGRVGSLVNKANSGRPILANDGCPLHCARACLAQHAVTADVHITLSRYGLRKRYREDCSGAEADALFEDMCNILASDRMRRQDRPHSV; this comes from the coding sequence ATGCCGACGCCTCGCCTGCCCCTGGTGTATTCCTGCTCGGGCTGCTCCAACGTTGCGCAGTTGGCCAATACGCTCGCGGTGCGCCTCGATCGCGCCGGTCTGGCTGAGATGTCCTGCATTGCCGGTATCGGCGGGCGGGTCGGCTCGTTGGTCAACAAGGCCAACTCGGGTCGACCGATCCTGGCGAACGACGGCTGCCCGCTGCATTGCGCCCGCGCCTGCCTGGCCCAGCACGCGGTGACCGCCGATGTGCACATCACTCTCAGCCGCTACGGTTTGCGCAAGCGCTACCGTGAAGACTGCTCCGGGGCCGAAGCCGATGCGCTGTTCGAAGACATGTGCAACATCCTCGCCAGCGATCGCATGAGACGGCAAGACCGGCCGCATTCGGTGTAG
- a CDS encoding anaerobic ribonucleoside-triphosphate reductase activating protein yields the protein MTAGLRVGGLVPLTTLDFPDHLACVLFCQGCGWRCRYCHNPQLIPARSEQERGWSDILAFLRERIGLLEAVVFSGGEPTLQLALPEAIADVRAMGFKVGLHSAGIKPRLFRQVLPLVDWVGFDVKAAPERSTLITGVEGSGAANWKSLEALLACGVEHECRTTVHWQLFDAEQLWDLAQRLRALGVERFAVQYVRTATMCDETLAESRPPYDQQKLWDRLGRLFPSFVLRG from the coding sequence GTGACTGCAGGGCTACGGGTCGGCGGGCTGGTCCCTCTGACCACCCTGGACTTCCCCGATCACCTGGCGTGCGTATTGTTCTGCCAGGGCTGTGGCTGGCGTTGTCGGTACTGCCACAACCCACAGCTGATCCCGGCACGCAGCGAGCAGGAGAGGGGGTGGAGCGATATCCTCGCGTTTCTCCGGGAGCGTATCGGCCTGCTCGAAGCCGTGGTCTTCAGTGGTGGGGAGCCGACCTTGCAACTGGCGCTACCCGAGGCGATCGCCGACGTCCGCGCGATGGGTTTCAAGGTTGGTCTGCACAGCGCGGGAATCAAGCCCAGGCTGTTCCGCCAGGTCCTGCCGCTGGTGGACTGGGTCGGCTTCGATGTCAAGGCGGCGCCCGAGCGAAGCACGCTGATCACTGGCGTCGAAGGCAGCGGGGCGGCCAACTGGAAGAGCCTCGAAGCGCTGCTGGCCTGCGGCGTCGAGCATGAGTGCCGAACCACCGTGCATTGGCAGCTGTTCGATGCCGAGCAGCTATGGGATCTGGCACAACGCCTGCGGGCACTGGGTGTCGAGCGTTTCGCCGTTCAGTACGTACGCACCGCGACGATGTGCGACGAAACCCTCGCCGAAAGCCGCCCACCGTACGATCAGCAGAAACTCTGGGATCGGCTCGGTCGACTGTTTCCCTCTTTCGTTCTGCGCGGTTGA